A stretch of DNA from Scatophagus argus isolate fScaArg1 chromosome 23, fScaArg1.pri, whole genome shotgun sequence:
GGTGGGGAAGGAGAGAAACATGTCGAACCGAAAGCACCGGGACAACCAGGAGATCTGCGCCCGCAAGGTCCGGGAGCTGGCCCAGTCCGGAGTAAACAAACACTGCTTCGAGTGCAACCAGCCCGGGGTTACTTACACCGACATCACAGTGGGCAGTTTCGTGTGCACGTCGTGTTCCGGAATGCTGTGagtaaggaaaacaaaacaacaaaaaaaaaacatcctgccGCGCCTCCTGGGCTTATTTACTGCACATTTTAGCATCAGTGTGAGGACAAACACATACTGATGGAGCGGTGGAGTAAAAGTGGCAGGCCTTTGATTACACCATGCGCCACGCAGAGCCAGATTTACTgtgcattattttctttttcccagggagtgttggtgtgatggtggcggtggtggtggtgcagcagCCGAGGTTGTGTGCGCAAATTAATTTACGCAGTGTCcacctctttcctctctctctctctgtctctctctctctcgcgtGTCTTCCAACAGCTTCTTAAACGACAGACCGATAGTTGGTCATTTTCCAGCTCTGAGTTACGGTTTATTTCGTCATGGTGCAGGTTTGACACTACaatcccctccctctctctctctccctctctctctctctctctctctctcggctCCTCTCCAATGTGGgcgcgagtgtgtgtgtgtgtgtgtgtgtgtgtgctgtcacattttgttctgcATGTTCAGCTCAGTCCTAACACTCCCCAGGAAGACGGTTTCAGCACTTTATTGTGCAATCTTGCACACAGTAGTGTCCCATTTTGCCCCCAgccccccaaccccaccctcctcctcctcctcctcctcctcctccacccctcagCATGGACACAGTAAGAGCTTATGGTTAGTGGGAACATGCATTGCTCTGTcaccaaggtgtgtgtgtgtgtgtgatacctTATTTCACACCAGTCCTGCCTGAATTCACAGCCACGTGCCAGATGTGTCTTCTCCCACCTTGCTGTGTCCACCTTGTCCCGTCTCAGGGGCGAGAATTGACCACgtatctttcatttttcattttatgcctCACTtgcctcttctgtctctccctgtctgtcctctttgtGTCCCAGGAGAGGCCTCAACCCTCCCCACAGAGTCAAGTCTATCTCAATGACAACCTTCTcccaacaggaagtggaattCCTCCAAAACCATGGCAACGAGGTGAGTGACACTCACTCCCCTGTAGCCATGAGCTGCAGCTTATCAgtccctgtttgttttggtacaAGTTCAGGTTTTAAACTCACACTCTGGTACTGATATGTAATATGAAGTCTCCCTCATGGCGACCAGTAGAACCAGTCTTTGTGGTCGGGTTTTTTTTGGGAAAAATGCAACTGGCCAGCTCGCACGGTGCCAAGAAACAAAAGGATCGGCACTGTCTGACCCACCCAAACCACCAGCTGttccctctgtgtgttcagGCCAGTGGTTCCCAAGCTTTTCTAAACCAGGGCGATCCGCTCAGCGCAAAGGATCCATATTGAAAGTGCTCATGTGCTGATTTTATTGCTGGTTAATCTGGTGAATATTTTCTAAGTTCAGGTCTATGATGTGTCAGAAAATATCTTCAAATAGCTTTTCTGTTTCGTAGACTGTTTGAAATTCCAAATTATTCGCAAAAGGCAAACAGGAATTGAGAAGAACTGGAGTGATTAAATATTTACTCTGTGTGCTCGAAAATCTATTATTATAATAATCAccaaattattttctgtattgtcAAATATTAATATGGGCCTCAAAAATCCAGTATCAGTTGATCCACTGTAAATTTTTGCTGTTTATTGctcatttcctgtattttaaatgaaaatgtcacctcaTGTTTTATATGCGGTGgaacctttttttaaaagatggaCCCATTTAGGGAGCCACTGGTGTGGGCAGCACTCAGTCCCGAGCTTATATCACACAGGTAAAGGGTGAAGTGTTTCACCTGTAAAGATGAGTGCTGACCGTTTTTATCAGCTCTATGGTGGCCaggatgtgtgtctgtgtgtcaggtACAATGTGAGGAgaggcaggagtgtgtgtgtgcaatgcagctttttttttttcccttttcctctccacATCATCCTCTGAAGAGCAATCCGGCCGGTCATGATTCATTGAATTATTTGCCGCCCTCTGAATATTGAGTCACAGATGATGTCCGTGTTGTTCTCTTAGGCTGTCAAACAAACGCAGAAGTTGGTGTTGCTGTATGACCTGCCACCGTCTCAggtagaatgtgtgtgtgtgtgtgtgttttcaggtcgGCAGGAGGACTTGGCTATGTGTGTTTGACCCAAAGACGGACGGCTGCTCCGACATGAAGGACTCTCAGAAGTTCAAAGAGTTCCTCCAGGACAAATATGAGAAGAAAAAGTGGTGAGAATTTTGGTGTGACATGTTAGTGTGATCAGACTTTAGTGCTGCGGGCTTACAGATGTATGGGACAGCAGCTAGCAGTGATTTTGTATGCTTTAATCTCTAACTAATATGTTAGCACGCTGGCGTTTAGCTCATAGCACCACTGTGCCTCAgcattaaaagtttaaaatattgaTGAATTGTCCAAAAATTGTTACAGAagaattttctgttgattttcttAACAACTGATTGATAAGAAACTATTTCAGCTCTCTGGAAGTGGAAAGAGCATAACAGGGAACAATTAGGCCCAAACAACTTAAGGCATTTGTTCCAGATTTAGACAACTACAAACTGAGACGCCGTAGCTCAACGCTGCTTTCACGGTGGGAATAAAAGAGCACTTATTGTTTTGGATTTAGTTTCAAGTCCTGGAAAGGCTCTTTGTTGTGGTGTTTGATCGGTGGGTAACTGATTAAATGTCAGGCcctatttgtgctttttttatgGGTCCAGTTAGTCACACATTCTCATTTTAACAGCATTAAGTGACCCGTCTCTTTCAGGCATTATTCTAAAAGCAAGAACCGCAGGGACGTCGAGGGTCCGTGGAGCCCGGGGGTCCAGGCCATGCCTGCTTCCCACGGTCCCTTAGTGAACCAGGCCCCGTCCCATAACCTGCCCCCCAACGCCAGGTCCACAAGACCACTGGTGAGAGACCTTAATGTGTCCCTATTGTGCATGTAATAAACTGAGAGAATGAGGACTGAAGTGAGAAAGTGGGTGCacatggtaaaaaaaataaataaaaaaaagaggaagtgagaaagATAGAAGTAGTTCAAAGTGtccaaaaaagaagaacagaagagaaggtGAAGAAACGACCTGAATTCACTTCCgcactgcagctcagagacaAAAACTGATGGGTCGGACGGCGAGAAGTCCAGGTAGCTTCGAcatcaaagctgctgctgatgaattATTGAGAAAGCATGAAAAAGACTCGCTTCTTCTccctttgtgtctctctttttacctttttacccaccttctttctttcctttccgCCTCGCCCCGTAGTCTCAGTCCCAGTTGCCGTCATGGGATCGAGCTCCTGCGATCTCGCCTGCCGACATGCGGACGGACGTGTTCACGGCTCGTCCATCGCGCTCCCAGAGCTTCAGAGATCCCCCTCTGAAAGGTGGGAGGTGGATCAGTATCAGAGGAGTTGATATTTTTGGGGCTGAATGTGATCGATCCCTTCGtctgtttgtgctttgctttgtctGATGCAGATCCCACGCTGTGCGGGATAGAAAGACAGCGGCCGGGCTCCCTGTCGTCAGCGCTGGGAGCTCAGAGCCACGCCCCCTCCTTCCCCGCCCTCCCACGGCCCTCAGGTGTGTGTCGTCCCACCCCTCTCCTCGTCTGTTATTAAATTAGGTTCTTCTTTACCATTAACACAAGCAGTCAATTTCAGCTCAGTCCCACATGCACTGTGCTGATGTTTCTAAATACTCACCAGAGCACTTTCTGTGAAttaaactatatatatatatgtatatatataactGTGACCTGTTTATTAAGATTTACGTCTTCAAGAGGAACCAGTGTACTTGGGTTTGACATCCTCAAACAGGTTGGAGAAGTTAGAAAGTGCTGACACGTGGACTGACAGGGGACTGGctgaagacaggaaaaaatGCCAGCCTTACTCTTGGacagtttttatcttttactAGAAAGAGTTTTAGCAACTTATGTCTGATTAGATGAAGCCTAAAAACTGCAGTAGTCTGTGCCTGAATGTACAAAACTAAGAGCTAATAATTCTGATATTTGTGAACCTTGTTCCTCCTTCTGTGTGCACGAAAAGATAAAATAGATACTGAACCCATTTATATTCTGCTCTGTGAGGCTCTAGCTGTACAATCTGGCCCTGCTTAGTGTCAAGTGTGTCGTCCAGATTGCTGATTGTTTTCGCTGATTCTCACTGATGACGCCATCCGTTCATCTCTGTCTTCTCAAAGTGTCACTTTGGAGGAAGGACGAGGCAgtagtaatttttttttttttttttttaaaaccatgtCAAGGAGCTCCATGTCATCATATTAGCACACTGGGTCTCTTTTTTCCTCAATTGCAAAATCGAACAAACTGCTCAGCCGGCCACAGACGACGTCAAGGACGGCAGTTTCATATGACGTCAGTGAcaccttctcctctcttttgcCCACTCCTTTAtccctctgtcttttcttgctctctctctctgtctgtctcatctcaATATCTCCTCCTCCGACCTCGTAGCCAGTAGCTCTTTCAAAAACCACTTCACTTTAGGTAAGACATGGCACCAGCCGATGCATTTGAGTGTGTGCTGAGTGGCTGAGATCAATAAGCTCTTGCTCGTGCTCTGTCATTCATAATGGAACGTCCGATTTGTGCTACGCGTGCATGTGAATTTGGCTTTATTTTAGCGCACTTTGAGAGGAGACCCGGCGCTCTGTACTCATTCAGCCGTCCGAGTCACAGCTGGCCAGTGTCACATGCTGCATTCGGGGTCGatatttttcttctccagtCAGGCTTCCCCACTTCAAAGCCCACATCTGAAGGCCGAGTGGGTCAAGgagagatgaacacacacacacacactgttcccccagaggaaaaagaacaagtTTGAAGTAATGCTATTTATAGGCCATAGCTGCTGCTCACGCCCGTCAGCGGAGGGTCGCTGACATTTCGCACCACGTTGGCGTCGGAGCTCTTAAAAACTATGTAGGGCACAGCTGTAATCCCACGATACACTTTAACATTACAAACAAGTATTCAAGATAGTTGAGGTATGTTTGCGAAGATAGACTCTATCTCGAGCCCTGCAGCGGTGTATGATCacatcccaaaaacatgcagcttTACTGTCGCATGCTTTATATCTCCAGATAATCTGCATCAAGCCTGGTCTGGCCCGTGTCTCCGACTCCTCAGCCAACAGGAGAAAACAAGCTGTATTTAAAAGGGAAAACCAAAAGCCATTTTCATTCGTATCCCCGTGCTGATACTAAGCATGCTTTGTGGCTGTAATGTTTGTGGAAAGCTTGCTACCTGCAAAGATGTGAACTGTAGTTTCCTGCCTTTGTTACCATCTAACAGTTGTGTATTTGTGGCTGGTGCTTTTGACAGCTGTCCAAGAACTTGTTGGCTCACTGGTGtgccttttgatttttttttttttttgtttgtgtttcttttttttgttaatgctTAACCACGATGAAGGTACATGCTGCTTGATATGTCAAACTAATCCTGCTTTGGACAAGCCTTGTAgcatgaaaatgttaaaatagcaCGAGATAAATGGCTTTGTGTGCGCTGGTTTACGTGGTCTGATTTATACAAACAAAGAATTGATCTGGATTTAGCATGACGAAGCTCTTCGTTACTCAAATAGCATTTGAGATGTTTGTTTCAAGTCACTTGACAGAACAGTCTTACTTTAGAGTCCgttctgttgttgttgagcCGCTACATGATTTTTAGCAAATGGAGTTAGATGCTCAAATTTACACTTTTTTCTCAGAGCACTTTTCAGACTTATCATCCATGTTGGCTTGAAAGGCTGAATGgtgattataaaaaaaaaagaaaagcttcagAACACCTACTAAATGCATTTTGCGGTTTTTCATCCGCTGTTTCTGACGTCAAGAATGAACACTGAACCTCAGTTTTTAAAGCAACATGGGCGAAAGGTTGTTGACGAGCTTCAGAACTGCCACTAAATTGGCCTTGTGGGGAGTTTTTTCAAGTTCATCCTGAACCTTTTAAAcagcagatggaaaaaaaaaaataaaacagcatcgCCTCATGGTTTGACCGTGATCTTCTTTAGCAGTTGGAGcttttcatcagttcatcactGTCGTCAGCAGACGGTGTATGCAAGTACTTGTAATGAAATCTAAAGCTGAACATCTACAATTCATGttctgaaatacaaaacatcCCAATTTTATATCTGCTTTGTTTCATGAATTTaaatagaaatgtaaaattagGTCACTTGTTTTGATTATGTTATTTTACCACTTCAGCACAGAATAAAACTAAGATTGAGTGGATTTTTGCTTAGCTCTTTCTAGAAACCTGCAGAATTAGTTATGAATATGTTGTTACCGGCCCTTCAGGTTTTAAACCTCCAAACTGTGGATCACATGTGACTTGCAGTAGACCTCATCCACTGTCTTTGCACTGAAGCTCAGTCTGGTTTTCTCGCTCACAGGTCGCACAATATCGGCCTCGGGCACCACGGGGCCATTCAGGGCCTTCCCCAAGTCTCTCAGTGTCGACTTTGGAGGTCTGAACCATCCCCAGGCGCAGCCTCTGAACCAGTCTCTGTCCCAGCAGCAGCCTGGAGGCGTCGGCCAGACGACAACCCCGGCCAGCAACTCCAACATCCAGGACAAATACGCTGCGGTGTTACAGCTGGACAGCGTCTTCTCTGACTCGTCATCATCAGCTGCAGGTGGGAAATATCTTTCTTCATGAGTAGATGCTCTTAATGTTCTAAGTACTGCACTTTATATTATACTTCTGCTCCAGATTTTGCTTGACATACACTATGTagtcaaaagtattgggacacttggccattacactaacagggactttaatgacattagTTTCTAAAagctcagacagctttgcagctataacaggggtgtttctgtggaaacacagtcatgctggaatggccttccccaaactgttgccacaaagttggaagcacagcactgtccaaaatgtcttggtagcCCAACCCCAGAGAAACAGCTCCATAAAATGGTGTGTCTGGTTACTTTTCTCTGTATGATGCACCAAActgataaaacacaacacactgtttaAGATTAAACCAGCCTCTCAACCTTTTTGGCTTATGAAAAAGCAGCACCCAGCGGAGGCCCATTATCATGTTTCAGATGGGTTGTTAGCAGTTCAATcaactgttttcactttaataaCTGAAAGGGGTGGGAAAGGCATCTACTAAGACCCtcccaaataaaaaaaataagctgtAGTGGAGTATTTTGATGTTGTACTTAcacttttactgcagtaaaggaCTTGAGTACTCCTTCCACCACACAGTAACGGGCAGATAGCGAGGCAGGGGGAGAGTTAGAGCATGCGTGTGATGCAGATTGTCACGGCCAGCTCAGCTAGATTGCATAACATCCTTACTCCAAATGCCAAGACTTTTAACAGCTGAATTATGCTCATTGTGTGTGCTCCGGATCATAGACAGACTTGATTCAAAGGACTTagttgatatatttttaaaaatcagctcCTATAACAAAggtggtgattttttttttttaacacctgGGACTCATGTGAGAAGCCCTTAAGCTTCCTACGAGAAGGTTTGTTGTTGTCCACCTTCAGCGCAGCCTGCCCTGTCTGGCAGAGTAATGAGGTTATTGATTTTCTGCCTCAGCTCGGTTTGATTCATATCAagcagaacaaagaaacaatattttattcagtgGATTTGTAATGCTTTTGTTCTCCGATGACTTACACGCTCAGGATCAACCGTTTGAACTCTTTCTGAGAATTTCCACTCACATTTCAGGACGGTCTCAGCAATAGATCTCTTAAATTGCCTCTCACTTTGTGTGAAATGTATGTTTGCAGCTCCACCTGGTGGCCCTCCACAGTACAGCACCATCTTCGGCAGCAGGCTCTCGTCCAGCTCGACTCCTGCCAGGtagaaacaaaaaagacatcATATGGGCTTTTGCTTAACAGGAGCCCTTTAAAGATCCAGCCTCTGGTTTTTCTCTACCTTTTCCCCCAGTTCCCCCGGCGTCGACACAGTCTCCGGCTCCCAGACTTTTGCAAGTAAGCACAAACCGCATTGATCCCTCCTGCCAACTTGCCGTATTTACATTCATCACCTATTTaggatgcatgtgtgtgactcaGATCAGTGTTGGTTTGAATAGACAGGAATGTACCACCACACACTGTGAAtgacacctcctcctcctcctcctcctcctcctcctcgctctctccctgtgtgtctcaGATTTCCCCAACCCATTCAGCTCCAGCTCCCAGCAGCCCGTTGCCCTCTCCCCCAGTAACCCCTTCAGCAACGCATCAGGAGGTGAGACTCGCGCTCCTTCAGACATTTCTCTGCCACATCCTTCCTCGTTTGCATCAGGAGTACTTTGTAGTTTTGAAAGATGAtcaaaagtttttgtttttattttagagaGCTTTTTGTGTGAGTTTTGCTGTTCTGTATGATCTTACAGTCAGATTTGACTTTTAATTAACTGATCaactgtttgtattttaaaagaaagctACAGATTTTATTTGGAGTTGAAACAAGCAGTTTTTCAACTAATTTGTCTATGACAGACGTGTAGTTTGTAATACACGTACTGTAcatctcactctgtgtgtgtgtgtgtgtgtgtgtgtgtgtgtaaaactttTCTCCAGGGGAGTCCAGCGCGTTTGTCACGTCGCCCACGTCCGTTTTTCCTCCTGCCGCCTCCTTCCCAGCACCCGCTACCCAGAATGCATTTCCCCACGAGTCGGCCAGCAGTCAGGAAGCCAATGGTAAATTTGATTTGTCCACTATTTTGTGCGAGGTTCAGACAAATTGAGAAAGTTGCCTCAGCCTACACAAAATTACAGATTGATCCATAATGCAGAGACCCATGAGGAAGGAAACAACAAcctgcacacatactgtagctgTCAGGCTGACCGTTTTGGACCCACTTCAgatgtttcattatttcagtgtCCACTAACAGCAGctcttcacacactcacagagctgctgcctcTGCGGTCTCTGCTTTCAGTGCTTCATCGCACCACTGAacctgcttttgtgttttttttcctgccatgtTGCGTGTTTGTTGCAGGTTTTGCCTCATTCGCTGCGTCCGACTCCGAGTCCAAAGTCCCGCGGCCGATGTCGGTGAACCCGTTTACAGTGAGTAGCAACTTCAGGGGTATAAAAGGAAGGGGCTAATTGGTGTACCACCTGagctctcctttttttttctacaaagtCCACAGTGCTTGTTCTCACCGtgtctctcttgtctttttcaggGGAATGTTTACCCCAGTCGGGGGACATCGAGAAATCCTTTCATCTgacccccttcctccctccctgcacCTAATGtcacccacccatccatctcTGGGAACCGAGGGAGAAGTGAACTTGAGGAGTCGCTGCCATTTCAATGCCTTTGGAGTATTTTCACACTCTGGGGGAAGGGGGAGGGTTTGACCCCCCCACaaccctccttcctctccccctctcctctctctgtctgtgtttacgTGTTTGTGGtgggtaaaagaaaaaacaacaaaaaagcctGTGTGAATGTAATTATGAAATTCAtatatgtgtgagagtgtgtgtcccaccccctcccctcccctgctGTTAATATGTGAAAaggtgcgtgtgtttgtgtgtgtgtgtgtgccagtcgACGCCACCTCAGGGCTCTGTGGGAGTCGCGAGTACACGACAGCCTCTATGAtttttgcagaaacacacacgtcgctgctgctgttgctgctgctgctaatttGCTTTCATCTCCTGTTTCaaagtgcaaaaaaagaaaaaagaaaaaaaaaaacgcccaGCCTGTCAGTGAACACGTCCTCGTTGTCTTCTCCTTTAAAAACTCTCAGCCGTCCAGCGGAGAAGCCAGTTGAGACTCTGCGACACGAGTTTCTGCAGATGGTTACAACAGCCTTAACAGCCTCCTGATGCATGTTATTTAGGGTTGGAAGATAAGACTGGCTTTCCTCTGTAGTGGGTGTGTGGAACACGTTTTGCATTCTtcactgtttggtttgtgttttgttttgttttgttttggggttttttttgtcctttaaagGATAAATCTATGCTTTCCACTCCTTGGCTGCATGCGCTTAGAGGGCTAAAAGGAGATGCTACTGAATGTAAAAGCAATTTCAAAAAATAACTcatataaatgtgtatatatctataaaaaaatatcattgCTTCATGTACCGGACCAAAATGtttcttgcttttttgtttatccttGGTTTAAACTACATGGAGGCGAGGTTTCTATTAATTTgccaaataaaaaagaaagattcaTGTAACAACATATTTGTAATGACAAGTATTCATGTTCATAAAATCAGTTTGTTGCTTCTTAAGACAGTTtggctctgtgtgtttccttctcTTTACATGTAAAACTACAGAAGTTGCCTTAAGATCTTGAGAGGCTTGTGTTTAGAGGCTGCACTGACTTCCTCAAACAGCAGGGGGCGCCTGATGTTCAATTTTCTCTGACCTCGTGCGCAAGGTTACTTACGGATGCATATTACATAACAACACAGATACCGCATGAGAGTGCAGTACAAAGATAGAAACCCTTTCAGAGACACCAGAATGACCGTTTCGAGGCagttaaattattcattttaaaattcagattAAACCCATTGCATATGAACAATGCGGGCGGTCTGTGCACCATTTGATGGGATTTATTGGAGCCGTGCAGCAGTGAGTAATGGAGGCTTCACTGCTCAGCCAGACAGTCGAAACAGATCAAAAGCACTGAAACCACAGACGGTCTGAATGCTGGATAAAACCCGTCTGTCTCAGTCTTTTTCGACTCCAGCAGCTCAGTATCTTGTTTGTGCATCAGTAATCgttataaaataaaactccTCCTTATTCCCGCAGGATTTAATGAATTCACTATGAATGTTTGGTTTTATATGATTAGATTTAATGCCACTTCCTGCCACGCTTAATGTAGTAAATGTTTAGATTTGTTCTTTAAAAGTGAATCTGATGACATATTAATAAGGCAcagaggagattttttttttcttttcttgtcttttcacAGTAAATAGAACAGGACACACTGAAACAGTACTCCACACACGCGGGAACTGCTGCCGCCTTCACGTGCTGTGGGAAATATCGCTTCTCAGTGAAGTGAACCTCAGATGAACTCCTACAGCAGCACAAGAAAAGGATATAAACGGGAAGGTTGTTTTGGGTATCCACTGGAATTACTAACCTTATTACAGTGAAGTTTATTGTGAGCAGCTATGGAAGTTAGAACAAGAACCAAGACCGAGTTACTAACAGGGAAAAGCAGACTGCTGCACCAGCACCCACACCTTCAGGTTCACTGTATGAACTGATTGAAGTAGAAGTAATTTGATCAATTGggaggttttttaaaaaaattacaccACATACTGTAAGTAAAATATCAATATCTTGACCCACCTCACATTGTGCATATTCCTAAAAattaaatgacacacacacacgatcttGGTgccaaagaaagaaacaaatgtaaGTGTGTCTTATTTGAATCAAGCAGATAATTACCAGTATAAAGTGCTGGCATAGGCCTACATTCTCACAACATCTATTTATCTCTGCTCATTTGTGTGTTGGTGCATGTGaattcttgtttatttttactaaCATTTTCCAATATTCTATTGTTGATGTTTGTGGAGTACCTTCTCGTTACATACCTGTGCACACATTTCTGTATTCTAAGCTACATATCTGTAAACAACTTTCTAAGTTATTACAATAAAGACAATGCAAATAATATGCAAGACTGCACTAATCACGTAGCTGCCAGACAATCCTGCATGTATCTTACAATCCTTGTTTATCTTATTTTCGTTTTTCGAtgtcttttcatattttcttgtttaatttaTCCTTAATTCAATTCGAATGAATTCAaacgaaataaaaaaaaacatataataacGTTGGAAGCTCCGCTGTCCGAGCTGGGGCTGGGTCAGTGAACACACCGGCGTTCTAGAGTACTAAGCGGTGAGTGACAGTCTTGCTCCACGGTAGCCGCTCCGCTCCTCTCCACACTACGGCGACAAGAGCGGAGCCGAGCAGAGCTGTGTGGGGGGGCAGGcggtcagagagagagagagacaggcagcgTGTGCAGCGGGATGGGCTCTGCACTCTGTGATGTGCAGTAAATGGGATTAAACCGCTCAGACAGCTCTTGGAAacactgtcagcagcagcagcagcagcggtaGTAGTAGTGGAGAGAGTAGGAGGAGCTCCGTGCCGAGCCGTGCCGCATGTGCTCGCTCGTGTGCGCCTGGAAAACTTGCGCTGCTCCGTCCGTCTGCGAGCGAAAACAACCAAGAGAAGAGGATAACCAAGCGTAGCTGCAGCCGCAAACAAACCCTGGCTCAGGTTTAACCTCCAGGACTCAGCTGTAGCAGCAACCCCAAACCGACCTCTGCCTCCCCTCTCACGTCGgtgtgggagagagggaggggagcgGGGCCGGGGGATGTTTGAATTACCTCTCTGAAACTTGCAGAAATACTACAATAGCAATAAAAGAAGTCGcgtttgtttgatttttctttggTGGGGATTAGAGGAGACATTTGGCGTGTCATGGAGAGCCAAGCGGGCGAGCACCAGAGCTGCGAGGACGTGCGGAAGAGCGGCTACCTCCGCAAGCAGAAGTCCATGCACAGGCGATACTTCGTGCTCCGCGCCGCCTCTGAACGCGGCCCGGCCCGCCTGGAGTACTACGAGAGCGAGAAGAAATTCCGTGGCAAGGCCCCCGTCCCGAAGAAAGCCGTGGCGCTGGAGCTGTGCTTCAACATCA
This window harbors:
- the agfg2 gene encoding arf-GAP domain and FG repeat-containing protein 2 isoform X1, with the protein product MSNRKHRDNQEICARKVRELAQSGVNKHCFECNQPGVTYTDITVGSFVCTSCSGMLRGLNPPHRVKSISMTTFSQQEVEFLQNHGNEVGRRTWLCVFDPKTDGCSDMKDSQKFKEFLQDKYEKKKWHYSKSKNRRDVEGPWSPGVQAMPASHGPLVNQAPSHNLPPNARSTRPLSQSQLPSWDRAPAISPADMRTDVFTARPSRSQSFRDPPLKDPTLCGIERQRPGSLSSALGAQSHAPSFPALPRPSASSSFKNHFTLGRTISASGTTGPFRAFPKSLSVDFGGLNHPQAQPLNQSLSQQQPGGVGQTTTPASNSNIQDKYAAVLQLDSVFSDSSSSAAAAPPGGPPQYSTIFGSRLSSSSTPASSPGVDTVSGSQTFANFPNPFSSSSQQPVALSPSNPFSNASGGESSAFVTSPTSVFPPAASFPAPATQNAFPHESASSQEANGFASFAASDSESKVPRPMSVNPFTGNVYPSRGTSRNPFI
- the agfg2 gene encoding arf-GAP domain and FG repeat-containing protein 2 isoform X3 is translated as MSNRKHRDNQEICARKVRELAQSGVNKHCFECNQPGVTYTDITVGSFVCTSCSGMLRGLNPPHRVKSISMTTFSQQEVEFLQNHGNEVGRRTWLCVFDPKTDGCSDMKDSQKFKEFLQDKYEKKKWHYSKSKNRRDVEGPWSPGVQAMPASHGPLVNQAPSHNLPPNARSTRPLSQSQLPSWDRAPAISPADMRTDVFTARPSRSQSFRDPPLKDPTLCGIERQRPGSLSSALGAQSHAPSFPALPRPSGRTISASGTTGPFRAFPKSLSVDFGGLNHPQAQPLNQSLSQQQPGGVGQTTTPASNSNIQDKYAAVLQLDSVFSDSSSSAAAAPPGGPPQYSTIFGSRLSSSSTPASSPGVDTVSGSQTFANFPNPFSSSSQQPVALSPSNPFSNASGGESSAFVTSPTSVFPPAASFPAPATQNAFPHESASSQEANGFASFAASDSESKVPRPMSVNPFTGNVYPSRGTSRNPFI
- the agfg2 gene encoding arf-GAP domain and FG repeat-containing protein 2 isoform X2; the encoded protein is MSNRKHRDNQEICARKVRELAQSGVNKHCFECNQPGVTYTDITVGSFVCTSCSGMLRGLNPPHRVKSISMTTFSQQEVEFLQNHGNEVGRRTWLCVFDPKTDGCSDMKDSQKFKEFLQDKYEKKKWHYSKSKNRRDVEGPWSPGVQAMPASHGPLVNQAPSHNLPPNARSTRPLSQSQLPSWDRAPAISPADMRTDVFTARPSRSQSFRDPPLKDPTLCGIERQRPGSLSSALGAQSHAPSFPALPRPSASSSFKNHFTLGRTISASGTTGPFRAFPKSLSVDFGGLNHPQAQPLNQSLSQQQPGGVGQTTTPASNSNIQDKYAAVLQLDSVFSDSSSSAAAPPGGPPQYSTIFGSRLSSSSTPASSPGVDTVSGSQTFANFPNPFSSSSQQPVALSPSNPFSNASGGESSAFVTSPTSVFPPAASFPAPATQNAFPHESASSQEANGFASFAASDSESKVPRPMSVNPFTGNVYPSRGTSRNPFI